A genome region from Anopheles stephensi strain Indian chromosome 2, UCI_ANSTEP_V1.0, whole genome shotgun sequence includes the following:
- the LOC118505662 gene encoding uncharacterized protein LOC118505662 isoform X1 produces the protein MGDCVGRAGNHNDSNASRNSTSPLIVLPNGVILNRRAKSDAAAALNECLLCWNQPQDPSRCPSCARQYCLQCITKWFGAKRTHASGGIDCPNCHSKLPLENLVQCASEVHDTLAAAACEPAPLLTNGAGADVCNGSAGVKLSNGIAATGEKGTIRVVVKVLESDADAPPQDGQRSSPPANGAMLTNGSSSEKMHSPVTNGKQHGKRKDNATVSAKPHPDSSLANGTDGDAAVQLRKPGSGPLENGRNRPKPQPIMCNGVHVPEPSDPSKGADRKSNHTNGRPTVTFEEPKSTRRNGYRHKHAAESEKPVSGKKQTSPPVELTRTVSPSDSPCASPEKVPQEDGHRGSGDSLCPTHALPMLFFCLSCNGCICETCALHDDTHAEHTFKKITTMYDSKVEKIRHEFGGIKDYLAEVGTVLRAIEQNIDWVRASKARKLQELSQLLHTEAENIERQIQAKLTLLQRQKDAVSAEIARVTGAYRRLESELKVCPKPELLFKDDDFLQRCSRLIETPASKAFRHEHVPVDLDCEFVPEFRSEVFVIKNYHAIEPMEECRTSDVLRDVVGFGWRLHIWKSDHLSVTLIMTDGVIGRYEYCIELMHEDPAKAIRLTQIDHFELHQTGPVHDLIENEQLEVEGFLHPEDDSLQIKFSVRPPTIVMVSRYQQEFIDRFMKDNINEYDSNVITICNIRDPTTSIVLSKQYTDTVGSRWRLNVYPKGNNTNQRYLSTYVELCDGIAGRYQYTVELLHDDVTRQVKFQSEDHFTVGEIRGYQKFIRVRRLLEEGYLNEEGSILIRLSIRPANLALRCQYQEEYQTLKEEKIRTQFNTQLNQNLMRIKSLRDDNASLQSLVYPEYASNIFVVRNFTAMREAQEDICSDNAYDDLGCCWRLIVYANGDKEGRDEWLSVYLRLLEGIPGSYEYCVELLHNDAAKTVKMEGTQSFDIQERFGWTRFARLDWICANGFVSEEQDALYFRFSLRPPNYKAKCEYHHLLRLEAKRECELLKRELIPAYSTMTYTLRNFSEMQRKDSFVYSDPLVDDLGFSWRLLIYANGHNEARGNHLSVYLILFEGVSASRFEYRVELLHHRNPTANIKMEGVNVFKLKKIWGWPQFMDHERLQEEGYLDQSTDTLEFRLSMCPPDIKLKCEYQQEFIRKLKENQK, from the exons ATGGGAGATTGCGTTGGACGGGCAGGGAACCACAACGATAGTAACGCCAGCCGGAACAGCACCTCGCCACTGATCGTACTGCCGAACGGTGTGATTCTGAACCGACGCGCCAAGTCGGATGCAGCGGCCGCCCTGAACGAGTGCTTACTGTGCTGGAACCAACCGCAAGATCCGAGCCGGTGCCCGAGCTGCGCCCGCCAGTACTGTCTGCAGTGCATCACCAAGTGGTTCGGTGCGAAGCGAACCCACGCGTCCGGCGGTATCGACTGTCCGAACTGCCACTCCAAGCTGCCACTCGAGAACCTGGTGCAGTGTGCGTCCGAGGTGCATGATACGCTGGCAGCCGCTGCATGTGAACCGGCGCCACTGCTCACCAACGGAGCCGGTGCTGACGTCTGCAATGGGTCGGCGGGGGTTAAGCTGAGCAACGGGATAGCCGCGACCGGGGAAAAGGGCACGATTCGCGTTGTGGTGAAGGTGCTGGAAAGCGATGCCGATGCGCCACCGCAAGACGGACAGCGATCGTCTCCACCGGCGAACGGTGCGATGCTCACGAACGGTTCCAGCTCGGAGAAGATGCATTCGCCGGTGACGAATGGTAAGCAGCATGGCAAACGAAAAGATAACGCCACAGTCTCGGCAAAACCGCACCCGGATTCGTCACTCGCGAACGGGACGGATGGGGACGCGGCTGTACAGTTGAGGAAGCCCGGATCCGGACCATTGGAAAATGGACGAAACAGACCCAAGCCACAGCCGATCATGTGCAACGGTGTgcacgtacccgaaccgagcgacCCGTCAAAGGGTGCCGATCGCAAGAGCAATCACACCAATGGTAGGCCCACGGTAACGTTCGAGGAACCGAAGTCGACACGTAGAAACGGGTACCGTCACAAACATGCGGCCGAGAGTGAAAAGCCCGTATCCGGTAAAAAGCAAACCTCACCACCGGTAGAGCTAACCCGGACGGTCTCACCGAGCGACAGTCCATGTGCAAGTCCGGAAAAGGTTCCACAGGAAGATGGGCATAGGGGGAGTGGTGATAGCCTCTGCCCAACGCACGCTCTTCCAATGCTCTTCTTCTGCCTCTCGTGCAATGGGTGTATCTGCGAGACGTGTGCCCTGCACGACGATACGCACGCCGAGCACACGTTCAAGAAAATCACCACCATGTACGACAGCAAGGTGGAGAAGATCCGGCACGAGTTTGGTGGCATCAAGGATTATCTGGCCGAGGTGGGCACCGTACTCAGAGCGATCGAGCAAAACATTGACTGGGTCCGGGCATCCAAGGCACGGAAGCTCCAGGAACTGAGCCAACTGCTCCACACGGAGGCGGAAAACATTGAGCGACAGATCCAGGCAAAGCTGACACTGCTCCAGCGGCAGAAGGACGCGGTGAGTGCGGAGATTGCTCGCGTTACCGGCGCCTACCGACGGTTGGAGAGTGAGCTGAAGGTGTGTCCGAAGCCGGAACTACTCTTCAAAGACGATGACTTTCTGCAGCGCTGCAGTCGGCTCATTGAAACGCCCGCCTCGAAAGCCTTCCGCCACGAGCACGTCCCGGTGGATCTGGATTG TGAGTTTGTGCCCGAGTTCCGGTCGGAGGTGTTCGTCATCAAGAACTATCACGCGATCGAACCGATGGAAGAGTGTCGCACCTCGGACGTGCTGCGCGATGTGGTCGGATTCGGGTGGCGTTTGCATATCTGGAAGAGTGATCATCTATCGGTGACCCTGATCATGACGGACGGTGTTATTGGAAG ATACGAGTACTGCATCGAGCTGATGCACGAGGATCCAGCCAAAGCGATCAGACTGACGCAGATCGACCATTTCGAGCTGCACCAGACGGGCCCGGTCCATGATCTGATCGAGAACGAGCAGCTCGAGGTGGAAGGTTTCCTGCATCCCGAGGATGACTCACTGCAGATCAAGTTCTCCGTCCGTCCGCCCACGATCGTCATGGTTAGCCGATACCAGCAAGAGTTTATCGATCGCTTCATGAAAGATAACATCAA CGAATACGATAGCAATGTGATCACGATCTGCAACATTCGCGATCCCACTACCTCGATCGTACTGTCGAAACAGTACACCGACACGGTTGGATCCCGGTGGCGGCTGAACGTGTATCCGAAGGGGAACAACACCAACCAACGATATCTGAGTACGTACGTCGAGCTGTGTGATGGTATTGCTGGAAG ATATCAGTACACagtggagctgctgcacgACGATGTGACGCGCCAGGTAAAGTTCCAGTCGGAGGATCACTTCACGGTGGGCGAAATTCGTGGCTACCAGAAGTTTATCCGCGTGCGAAGACTGCTCGAGGAGGGTTATCTGAACGAGGAAGGATCCATTCTGATTCGTCTATCGATACGACCGGCCAATCTGGCGCTACGGTGCCAATATCAGGAGGAATACCAAACGCTTAAGGAGGAGAAAATTCGTACCCAGTTCAATAC CCAATTGAACCAAAACCTGATGAGGATAAAGAGTTTACGCGACGACAACGCATCACTGCAATCCCTCGTGTATCCCGAGTATGCGTCCAACATCTTTGTGGTGCGCAACTTCACCGCGATGCGGGAAGCACAGGAGGACATCTGCTCCGACAATGCGTACGACGAtcttggctgctgctggcggcTGATCGTGTACGCCAACGGTGATAAGGAGGGGCGTGATGAATGGCTGAGCGTGTACCTGAGACTGCTAGAAGGCATTCCGGGAAG CTACGAGTACTGCGTGGAGCTGTTACACAACGATGCGGCAAAAACGGTCAAAATGGAAGGAACACAATCGTTCGACATCCAGGAACGGTTCGGCTGGACCCGCTTTGCCCGACTGGACTGGATCTGTGCGAATGGGTTCGTGAGCGAGGAGCAGGACGCGCTGTACTTTCGATTCTCGCTACGGCCACCGAACTACAAGGCAAAGTGCGAGTACCATCATCTTCTGCGGCTGGAAGCGAAGCGAGAGTGTGAGCTACTGAAACG TGAGCTAATACCGGCATATAGTACGATGACGTACACGCTACGCAACTTTTCCGAGATGCAGCGCAAGGACAGCTTCGTCTATTCGGATCCTCTAGTAGACGATCTAGGGTTCTCCTGGAGACTATTGATCTACGCGAATGGACATAACGAAGCCCGCGGCAACCATCTCAGCGTCTATCTCATACTGTTCGAAGGTGTATCGGCTAG CAGGTTCGAGTATCGGGTGGAGCTGCTACATCATCGAAACCCAACCGCAAACATCAAAATGGAGGGTGTCAACGTGTTCAAGCTGAAGAAGATCTGGGGCTGGCCACAGTTTATGGACCACGAGCGGCTACAGGAGGAAGGCTATCTGGACCAGTCGACGGACACGCTCGAGTTCCGCCTGTCGATGTGCCCGCCGGACATTAAGCTGAAGTGTGAATATCAGCAGGAGTTTATACGCAAGCTGAAGGAGAATCAGAAATAG
- the LOC118505662 gene encoding uncharacterized protein LOC118505662 isoform X2, with amino-acid sequence MGDCVGRAGNHNDSNASRNSTSPLIVLPNGVILNRRAKSDAAAALNECLLCWNQPQDPSRCPSCARQYCLQCITKWFGAKRTHASGGIDCPNCHSKLPLENLVQCASEVHDTLAAAACEPAPLLTNGAGADVCNGSAGVKLSNGIAATGEKGTIRVVVKVLESDADAPPQDGQRSSPPANGAMLTNGSSSEKMHSPVTNGKQHGKRKDNATVSAKPHPDSSLANGTDGDAAVQLRKPGSGPLENGRNRPKPQPIMCNGVHVPEPSDPSKGADRKSNHTNGRPTVTFEEPKSTRRNGYRHKHAAESEKPVSGKKQTSPPVELTRTVSPSDSPCASPEKVPQEDGHRGSGDSLCPTHALPMLFFCLSCNGCICETCALHDDTHAEHTFKKITTMYDSKVEKIRHEFGGIKDYLAEVGTVLRAIEQNIDWVRASKARKLQELSQLLHTEAENIERQIQAKLTLLQRQKDAVSAEIARVTGAYRRLESELKVCPKPELLFKDDDFLQRCSRLIETPASKAFRHEHVPVDLDCEFVPEFRSEVFVIKNYHAIEPMEECRTSDVLRDVVGFGWRLHIWKSDHLSVTLIMTDGVIGRYEYCIELMHEDPAKAIRLTQIDHFELHQTGPVHDLIENEQLEVEGFLHPEDDSLQIKFSVRPPTIVMVSRYQQEFIDRFMKDNINEYDSNVITICNIRDPTTSIVLSKQYTDTVGSRWRLNVYPKGNNTNQRYLSTYVELCDGIAGRYQYTVELLHDDVTRQVKFQSEDHFTVGEIRGYQKFIRVRRLLEEGYLNEEGSILIRLSIRPANLALRCQYQEEYQTLKEEKIRTQFNTQLNQNLMRIKSLRDDNASLQSLVYPEYASNIFVVRNFTAMREAQEDICSDNAYDDLGCCWRLIVYANGDKEGRDEWLSVYLRLLEGIPGSYEYCVELLHNDAAKTVKMEGTQSFDIQERFGWTRFARLDWICANGFVSEEQDALYFRFSLRPPNYKAKCEYHHLLRLEAKRECELLKRELIPAYSTMTYTLRNFSEMQRKDSFVYSDPLVDDLGFSWRLLIYANGHNEARGNHLSVYLILFEGVSARFEYRVELLHHRNPTANIKMEGVNVFKLKKIWGWPQFMDHERLQEEGYLDQSTDTLEFRLSMCPPDIKLKCEYQQEFIRKLKENQK; translated from the exons ATGGGAGATTGCGTTGGACGGGCAGGGAACCACAACGATAGTAACGCCAGCCGGAACAGCACCTCGCCACTGATCGTACTGCCGAACGGTGTGATTCTGAACCGACGCGCCAAGTCGGATGCAGCGGCCGCCCTGAACGAGTGCTTACTGTGCTGGAACCAACCGCAAGATCCGAGCCGGTGCCCGAGCTGCGCCCGCCAGTACTGTCTGCAGTGCATCACCAAGTGGTTCGGTGCGAAGCGAACCCACGCGTCCGGCGGTATCGACTGTCCGAACTGCCACTCCAAGCTGCCACTCGAGAACCTGGTGCAGTGTGCGTCCGAGGTGCATGATACGCTGGCAGCCGCTGCATGTGAACCGGCGCCACTGCTCACCAACGGAGCCGGTGCTGACGTCTGCAATGGGTCGGCGGGGGTTAAGCTGAGCAACGGGATAGCCGCGACCGGGGAAAAGGGCACGATTCGCGTTGTGGTGAAGGTGCTGGAAAGCGATGCCGATGCGCCACCGCAAGACGGACAGCGATCGTCTCCACCGGCGAACGGTGCGATGCTCACGAACGGTTCCAGCTCGGAGAAGATGCATTCGCCGGTGACGAATGGTAAGCAGCATGGCAAACGAAAAGATAACGCCACAGTCTCGGCAAAACCGCACCCGGATTCGTCACTCGCGAACGGGACGGATGGGGACGCGGCTGTACAGTTGAGGAAGCCCGGATCCGGACCATTGGAAAATGGACGAAACAGACCCAAGCCACAGCCGATCATGTGCAACGGTGTgcacgtacccgaaccgagcgacCCGTCAAAGGGTGCCGATCGCAAGAGCAATCACACCAATGGTAGGCCCACGGTAACGTTCGAGGAACCGAAGTCGACACGTAGAAACGGGTACCGTCACAAACATGCGGCCGAGAGTGAAAAGCCCGTATCCGGTAAAAAGCAAACCTCACCACCGGTAGAGCTAACCCGGACGGTCTCACCGAGCGACAGTCCATGTGCAAGTCCGGAAAAGGTTCCACAGGAAGATGGGCATAGGGGGAGTGGTGATAGCCTCTGCCCAACGCACGCTCTTCCAATGCTCTTCTTCTGCCTCTCGTGCAATGGGTGTATCTGCGAGACGTGTGCCCTGCACGACGATACGCACGCCGAGCACACGTTCAAGAAAATCACCACCATGTACGACAGCAAGGTGGAGAAGATCCGGCACGAGTTTGGTGGCATCAAGGATTATCTGGCCGAGGTGGGCACCGTACTCAGAGCGATCGAGCAAAACATTGACTGGGTCCGGGCATCCAAGGCACGGAAGCTCCAGGAACTGAGCCAACTGCTCCACACGGAGGCGGAAAACATTGAGCGACAGATCCAGGCAAAGCTGACACTGCTCCAGCGGCAGAAGGACGCGGTGAGTGCGGAGATTGCTCGCGTTACCGGCGCCTACCGACGGTTGGAGAGTGAGCTGAAGGTGTGTCCGAAGCCGGAACTACTCTTCAAAGACGATGACTTTCTGCAGCGCTGCAGTCGGCTCATTGAAACGCCCGCCTCGAAAGCCTTCCGCCACGAGCACGTCCCGGTGGATCTGGATTG TGAGTTTGTGCCCGAGTTCCGGTCGGAGGTGTTCGTCATCAAGAACTATCACGCGATCGAACCGATGGAAGAGTGTCGCACCTCGGACGTGCTGCGCGATGTGGTCGGATTCGGGTGGCGTTTGCATATCTGGAAGAGTGATCATCTATCGGTGACCCTGATCATGACGGACGGTGTTATTGGAAG ATACGAGTACTGCATCGAGCTGATGCACGAGGATCCAGCCAAAGCGATCAGACTGACGCAGATCGACCATTTCGAGCTGCACCAGACGGGCCCGGTCCATGATCTGATCGAGAACGAGCAGCTCGAGGTGGAAGGTTTCCTGCATCCCGAGGATGACTCACTGCAGATCAAGTTCTCCGTCCGTCCGCCCACGATCGTCATGGTTAGCCGATACCAGCAAGAGTTTATCGATCGCTTCATGAAAGATAACATCAA CGAATACGATAGCAATGTGATCACGATCTGCAACATTCGCGATCCCACTACCTCGATCGTACTGTCGAAACAGTACACCGACACGGTTGGATCCCGGTGGCGGCTGAACGTGTATCCGAAGGGGAACAACACCAACCAACGATATCTGAGTACGTACGTCGAGCTGTGTGATGGTATTGCTGGAAG ATATCAGTACACagtggagctgctgcacgACGATGTGACGCGCCAGGTAAAGTTCCAGTCGGAGGATCACTTCACGGTGGGCGAAATTCGTGGCTACCAGAAGTTTATCCGCGTGCGAAGACTGCTCGAGGAGGGTTATCTGAACGAGGAAGGATCCATTCTGATTCGTCTATCGATACGACCGGCCAATCTGGCGCTACGGTGCCAATATCAGGAGGAATACCAAACGCTTAAGGAGGAGAAAATTCGTACCCAGTTCAATAC CCAATTGAACCAAAACCTGATGAGGATAAAGAGTTTACGCGACGACAACGCATCACTGCAATCCCTCGTGTATCCCGAGTATGCGTCCAACATCTTTGTGGTGCGCAACTTCACCGCGATGCGGGAAGCACAGGAGGACATCTGCTCCGACAATGCGTACGACGAtcttggctgctgctggcggcTGATCGTGTACGCCAACGGTGATAAGGAGGGGCGTGATGAATGGCTGAGCGTGTACCTGAGACTGCTAGAAGGCATTCCGGGAAG CTACGAGTACTGCGTGGAGCTGTTACACAACGATGCGGCAAAAACGGTCAAAATGGAAGGAACACAATCGTTCGACATCCAGGAACGGTTCGGCTGGACCCGCTTTGCCCGACTGGACTGGATCTGTGCGAATGGGTTCGTGAGCGAGGAGCAGGACGCGCTGTACTTTCGATTCTCGCTACGGCCACCGAACTACAAGGCAAAGTGCGAGTACCATCATCTTCTGCGGCTGGAAGCGAAGCGAGAGTGTGAGCTACTGAAACG TGAGCTAATACCGGCATATAGTACGATGACGTACACGCTACGCAACTTTTCCGAGATGCAGCGCAAGGACAGCTTCGTCTATTCGGATCCTCTAGTAGACGATCTAGGGTTCTCCTGGAGACTATTGATCTACGCGAATGGACATAACGAAGCCCGCGGCAACCATCTCAGCGTCTATCTCATACTGTTCGAAGGTGTATCGGCTAG GTTCGAGTATCGGGTGGAGCTGCTACATCATCGAAACCCAACCGCAAACATCAAAATGGAGGGTGTCAACGTGTTCAAGCTGAAGAAGATCTGGGGCTGGCCACAGTTTATGGACCACGAGCGGCTACAGGAGGAAGGCTATCTGGACCAGTCGACGGACACGCTCGAGTTCCGCCTGTCGATGTGCCCGCCGGACATTAAGCTGAAGTGTGAATATCAGCAGGAGTTTATACGCAAGCTGAAGGAGAATCAGAAATAG
- the LOC118505670 gene encoding regulatory protein zeste-like — protein MKCLLVLSALVLALASARPEGYSYYTPHGSESGHSATSSASVLFSSGASASGSGGAVVDDCEEPAHEQLSPYQHSQVHFFAPEAPVAHVETSSYQSSSAGHHAQQQASLPVAHAQLSLSSGSSGSGHYQYQHQQQQQQQQHQTHHQTVQHQVHQHVAEPQIEYFTSVHQGQKQQQQSHHHQSHHEASVHYVQQPVVKEEVHKHVYVHVAPEEKEEIHQKVILPTYTKQKHYKIIFIKAPSPPTVSKVVLPQQPVNEEKTLVYVLHKKPELEQEIVVPPPATSKPSKPEVYFIKYKTKKQEQQHSYHHQEEQHSSSSYSGSSSSGTSGGYEVADLAGYGGSFGSSFAPIVVTEGSYHSTTPTPVKVTTVHSVASSSSIAPSSSYVSSTASSSSGSHKAQAIKVTNIGLSGYSSGGSTSSGSNTSSRQRGSKKSCGKCTKTNSAPLTVGGTLDAFVSNVF, from the coding sequence ATGAAGTGCTTGCTAGTGTTAAGTGCCTTAGTGTTAGCTTTGGCTAGTGCAAGACCGGAAGGATACAGTTACTATACGCCACACGGTTCCGAGTCCGGCCATTCGGCGACTTCCAGTGCTAGTGTACTGTTTAGCTCTGGTGCGAGCGCTTCCGGCAGTGGTGGTGCTGTGGTGGACGATTGTGAAGAGCCAGCACACGAACAGCTGTCTCCGTACCAGCACAGCCAGGTGCATTTCTTCGCCCCAGAAGCCCCGGTGGCACATGTCGAGACTTCCTCCTACCAGAGCTCGTCCGCTGGGCATCATGCGCAGCAGCAAGCATCACTTCCTGTAGCTCACGCGCAGCTATCCCTGTCTAGTGGATCGTCCGGCTCCGGACACTACCAAtaccagcatcagcagcagcagcaacagcaacaacaccagaCACACCACCAGACCGTCCAGCACCAGGTGCACCAACACGTCGCTGAGCCTCAGATCGAGTACTTCACCAGCGTACATCAGgggcagaagcagcagcagcagtctcaCCATCATCAATCCCACCACGAAGCTTCCGTCCACTACGTGCAGCAGCCCGTCGTTAAGGAGGAAGTCCACAAGCACGTCTACGTGCACGTGGCCCCAGAAGAGAAGGAAGAAATTCACCAGAAAGTGATCCTGCCTACCTACACCAAGCAGAAGCACTACAAGATCATCTTCATCAAGGCACCGTCCCCACCGACCGTCAGCAAGGTGGTCCTGCCCCAGCAACCCGTCAACGAGGAGAAAACATTGGTGTACGTGCTGCACAAGAAGCCGGAGCTCGAGCAGGAAATTGTCGTACCGCCGCCAGCCACTTCCAAGCCCAGCAAACCGGAAGTTTACTTCATCAAGTACAAGACGAAGAAGCAGGAGCAGCAACACTCCTACCATCACCAGGAAGAGCAGCACTCGTCCAGCTCGTACAGTGGAAGTAGCAGTAGCGGAACTAGCGGTGGCTATGAAGTGGCCGATCTTGCCGGATACGGCGGATCGTTCGGTAGCAGCTTTGCGCCGATTGTCGTTACGGAAGGATCGTACCACAGCACGACACCAACGCCGGTTAAGGTGACGACGGTGCACTCGGTCGCCTCTTCATCGTCCATCGCTCCATCATCGTCGTACGTTAGCAGcacggccagcagcagcagtggcagccaCAAGGCTCAAGCCATCAAGGTGACCAACATTGGTCTGTCGGGATATTCTAGCGGCGGTAGCACCAGCTCCGGCTCGAACACTAGCAGCCGTCAGCGTGGTTCGAAAAAATCCTGCGGCAAGTGCACCAAGACCAACAGTGCTCCACTGACCGTCGGTGGCACACTGGATGCATTCGTGTCGAACGTGTTCTAG